The proteins below are encoded in one region of Eulemur rufifrons isolate Redbay chromosome 2, OSU_ERuf_1, whole genome shotgun sequence:
- the METTL17 gene encoding ribosome assembly protein METTL17, mitochondrial isoform X2, with the protein METARGLGHLLILGRWCRGLRVAPQSRTLASLVPGVTQVDNKSDFLEKRRHRKHPGILQLPHVRLPQALADAAQLLLLGDATMPDVEKHVQALTNYLWSRHLPVEPEELQRRAVQLEKKFLDNPDLSQTEEKLHEAVLHALRKTTYHWQELSYSEGLSLVYMAARLDGGFAAVSRAFHEIRTRIPEFQPQTLMDFGSGTGSVTWAAHSTWGQSLREYVCVDSSTAMLGLAEKLLKGGSESGEPYVPGVFLRQFLPVSPKVQFDVVVSAFSLSELPSKAARTEVVQTLWRKTGHFLVLVENGTKAGHCLLMDARDLVLKGKEKLPLDPRPGFIFAPCPHELPCPQLTASKPLACSFSQAYHPIPFSWNKKPKEEKFSMVILARGSPEEANRWPRITQPVLKRPRHVHCHLCCPDGHMQHAVITARRHGRDLYRCARASSWGDLLPVITPSEFPPCPAQDPPEN; encoded by the exons ATGGAGACCGCGCGTGGACTTGGGCACTTACTGATACTAGGCCGATGGTGCCGCGGCCTTCGAGTAGCTCCCCAGTCCCGG ACACTCGCCTCCCTTGTGCCTGGCGTGACCCAGGTAGATAACAAATCCGATTTTCTGGAGAAGAGGCGCCATCGCAAGCACCCTGGCATCTTGCAGCTACCGCACGTGCGACTGCCGCAGGCACTGGCTGACGCTGCGCAGTTACTGCTGCTTGGTGA CGCAACAATGCCGGATGTGGAGAAACACGTGCAAGCACTGACCAATTATCTCTGGAGCCGACATTTGCCTGTAGAGCCAGAGGAGCTGCAAAGACGAGCTGTGCAGCTTGAGAAAAAATTTCTGGACAACCCAG ACTTATCTCAGACAGAGGAGAAACTTCATGAAGCAGTGCTACATGCCCTGCGTAAAACTACCTACCATTGGCAAGAACTGAG CTACAGTGAGGGACTGAGCCTGGTGTATATGGCAGCAAGACTGGATGGTGGCTTTGCAGCAGTCTCCAGAGCATTCCATGAG ATCCGGACTCGAATTCCAGAGTTCCAGCCACAAACATTGATGGACTTTGGCTCTGGCACTGGTTCTGTCACCTG GGCTGCTCACAGTACTTGGGGCCAGAGCCTacgtgaatatgtgtgtgtggacAGCTCAACTGCCATGTTGGGTTTGGCAGAAAAGCTACTGAAAG GTGGTTCAGAATCTGGGGAGCCTTATGTTCCAGGTGTCTTTCTCAGGCAGTTTCTACCTGTATCACCCAAG GTACAATTTGATGTGGTGGTATCAGCCTTTTCCTTAAGTGAACTGCCCAGCAAGGCCGCCCGCACTGAGGTAGTTCAAACCTTGTGGCGTAAGACAGGTCATTTCCTG GTATTGGTGGAGAATGGAACAAAAGCTGGGCACTGCCTTCTGATGGATGCTAGGGACCTGGTCCTTAAG GGAAAAGAGAAGTTGCCTTTGGACCCTCGACCTGGTTTTATCTTTGCCCCA TGTCCCCATGAACTTCCTTGTCCCCAGTTGACAGCCTCTAAGCCCCTGGCCTGTAGCTTCTCCCAGGCGTATCATCCCATCCCCTTCAGCTGG AACAAGAAACCAAAGGAGGAGAAGTTCTCTATGGTGATCCTTGCCCGGGGTTCTCCAGAGGAAGCTAATCGCTGGCCCCGTATCACTCAACCTGTCCTTAAACGGCCTAGACATGTGCATTGTCACCTGTGCTGTCCAGACGGGCATATGCAGCATGCTGTGATCACAGCCCGCCGGCATGGCAG GGATTTGTATCGCTGTGCCCGTGCCAGCTCCTGGGGAGATCTTTTACCCGTGATCACTCCGTCTGAGTTTCCTCCGTGCCCTGCTCAAGATCCCCCTGAGAACTGA
- the METTL17 gene encoding ribosome assembly protein METTL17, mitochondrial isoform X1, protein METARGLGHLLILGRWCRGLRVAPQSRTLASLVPGVTQVDNKSDFLEKRRHRKHPGILQLPHVRLPQALADAAQLLLLESATMPDVEKHVQALTNYLWSRHLPVEPEELQRRAVQLEKKFLDNPDLSQTEEKLHEAVLHALRKTTYHWQELSYSEGLSLVYMAARLDGGFAAVSRAFHEIRTRIPEFQPQTLMDFGSGTGSVTWAAHSTWGQSLREYVCVDSSTAMLGLAEKLLKGGSESGEPYVPGVFLRQFLPVSPKVQFDVVVSAFSLSELPSKAARTEVVQTLWRKTGHFLVLVENGTKAGHCLLMDARDLVLKGKEKLPLDPRPGFIFAPCPHELPCPQLTASKPLACSFSQAYHPIPFSWNKKPKEEKFSMVILARGSPEEANRWPRITQPVLKRPRHVHCHLCCPDGHMQHAVITARRHGRDLYRCARASSWGDLLPVITPSEFPPCPAQDPPEN, encoded by the exons ATGGAGACCGCGCGTGGACTTGGGCACTTACTGATACTAGGCCGATGGTGCCGCGGCCTTCGAGTAGCTCCCCAGTCCCGG ACACTCGCCTCCCTTGTGCCTGGCGTGACCCAGGTAGATAACAAATCCGATTTTCTGGAGAAGAGGCGCCATCGCAAGCACCCTGGCATCTTGCAGCTACCGCACGTGCGACTGCCGCAGGCACTGGCTGACGCTGCGCAGTTACTGCTGCTTG AGAGCGCAACAATGCCGGATGTGGAGAAACACGTGCAAGCACTGACCAATTATCTCTGGAGCCGACATTTGCCTGTAGAGCCAGAGGAGCTGCAAAGACGAGCTGTGCAGCTTGAGAAAAAATTTCTGGACAACCCAG ACTTATCTCAGACAGAGGAGAAACTTCATGAAGCAGTGCTACATGCCCTGCGTAAAACTACCTACCATTGGCAAGAACTGAG CTACAGTGAGGGACTGAGCCTGGTGTATATGGCAGCAAGACTGGATGGTGGCTTTGCAGCAGTCTCCAGAGCATTCCATGAG ATCCGGACTCGAATTCCAGAGTTCCAGCCACAAACATTGATGGACTTTGGCTCTGGCACTGGTTCTGTCACCTG GGCTGCTCACAGTACTTGGGGCCAGAGCCTacgtgaatatgtgtgtgtggacAGCTCAACTGCCATGTTGGGTTTGGCAGAAAAGCTACTGAAAG GTGGTTCAGAATCTGGGGAGCCTTATGTTCCAGGTGTCTTTCTCAGGCAGTTTCTACCTGTATCACCCAAG GTACAATTTGATGTGGTGGTATCAGCCTTTTCCTTAAGTGAACTGCCCAGCAAGGCCGCCCGCACTGAGGTAGTTCAAACCTTGTGGCGTAAGACAGGTCATTTCCTG GTATTGGTGGAGAATGGAACAAAAGCTGGGCACTGCCTTCTGATGGATGCTAGGGACCTGGTCCTTAAG GGAAAAGAGAAGTTGCCTTTGGACCCTCGACCTGGTTTTATCTTTGCCCCA TGTCCCCATGAACTTCCTTGTCCCCAGTTGACAGCCTCTAAGCCCCTGGCCTGTAGCTTCTCCCAGGCGTATCATCCCATCCCCTTCAGCTGG AACAAGAAACCAAAGGAGGAGAAGTTCTCTATGGTGATCCTTGCCCGGGGTTCTCCAGAGGAAGCTAATCGCTGGCCCCGTATCACTCAACCTGTCCTTAAACGGCCTAGACATGTGCATTGTCACCTGTGCTGTCCAGACGGGCATATGCAGCATGCTGTGATCACAGCCCGCCGGCATGGCAG GGATTTGTATCGCTGTGCCCGTGCCAGCTCCTGGGGAGATCTTTTACCCGTGATCACTCCGTCTGAGTTTCCTCCGTGCCCTGCTCAAGATCCCCCTGAGAACTGA